One bacterium genomic window, CCATCTCTTCGGCCTCTGCGCGCGCATACTTCCCGCCTTCGCTTCGCTGCGGCGGTCAGTCGCGACGCACGACGAGGCCGAAAAGAGGGCGTTGACATGCCAGGTGCTGCTTCGCCAGGAATGAGGCATGGCCGCTTGAGGTGAAGGCCGTGGCCATCCTGCGGTTGGCCACGGCCTGAACTGAGAACATGGGCTGTCGATTCACCTGACGCGGCCCTCTGTCCGACGCCCGCCGTGAGGCGGGCTAGTTAGGGCCGATGATGTCTTGGAGATCGCTTCTTTGGCGCCACCTTTCTTCTCGCCAGAAGAAAGGTGCAAGAGTGCGGCGCTGGCGCCGCAAAACTGAAAGGATTGTCGTGCCGTATCACATCGTCGTTGTCGTGCGCGAGGTCTGGGACACGCGCGACATCATCGGCGGGGCGCTGACCGAGGGCGGCGCGCTCAAAGCCCTGCCCCGCCGTCTCGAGCCGGAGGACCTCAACAGCCTGGAGCAGGCCCTCCAGATCAAGGACCGCGAGGGCGGCCGCGTGACCGCCCTCTCGCTGGCGCCGGCCGGGGACCTTGACGTGCTGCGCGAGTGCCTCTACCGCGGCGCCGACGAGGCTGTGCGCGTGGTGCCGCCGGCCGGTCCACTGGACAGCGCCGCCAGCGCCGCCCTGCTGGCCGCCGCCATCCGCCGCCTGGGGGAGCACAGCCTGATCCTGCTGGGTGTGTCGGTGCCCGAGGGCGAGAACTCCCTTCTGGCGGGCGAGTTGGCCGGCCGCCTGGGCCACGCCCAGGTCAGCTACGTGGACAGCCTGGCGGAGTTGACGGAGCAGAGCGTCCTCTGCCGCCGCGAGATCGAAATGGGGAGCGAGTTCGTGCGCGTTCCGCTGCCGGCCGTGCTGGCGCTGGGCGTCTACCTGCTCAAGGACGATCCGCGCACCCCGCGCTCGGCCAAGGCCATGCTCAAGCTCAAGCTGAAGAAGGCGCCCATCCCCGAGTGGAGCGCCGCCGAGCTGGGCCTGGGCGACGGGTCGGGGCTGGCCCGCGTGCGCCTGGCCGGCCTCACGGCGCTGCCCATGCGGCAGGTGGAGACGCGGGAGGTGGATCCGGAGGACGAGGCGGCCCTGAGGGCCATGCTGCAGGAGATCCGCTCATGAGAACGCTGGTCTACATCGAGCACGACGAGAGCGGCGTCACCGACCTCTCCCTGCAGGCCCTCGCCCTGGCGGGCAGCCTGGGTGGCGAGACAGAGGCCCTGCTCCTGGGCGAGGAGCTGGCGCCCCTGGCCGCTGTGGTCCTGACCCGCGGCGCGGGGCGGGTCCTGGCCTTCGAGCACGCCACGCTGCGGGAGCACGTCGCCTTGCCCGCCGCCCACGCCCTGGCCGCCGCGGTGCGGGAGCGCGACCCCGGCCTGGTGCTGCTGCCGGCCAGCACGGTGGGCAACGACCTCGCGCCCCTGGCCGCGGCCCTGCTGGAAGCGGCCTGTGTCGTCGACTGCGACGGCATCGAGGCGGGCGGAGGCGGCCTGCGCCTGCTGCGGACGGAGTTCGACGCCCGCGTGCGGGCCGCCTATGAGCCGACGGGTGCCGGCCCGGTCCTGGCCACGGTGAAGGACGGCGTGGCGGCGACCCGGCCGCCGGGCGCATCCACCGGCGAAGCGGAGGTCCGCGCGGCGGAACTGCCGGCCGAGGCCCTCCGGGGCGCCGTCGAGCGCCGCGAAGTGGCCCGCAAGACGGTCAACCTGAAGGATGCGCGGGTCATCATCGGCGGCGGCGCCGGGGTGGGCAGCGCCGCCCATTTCACCATGCTGGAGCGGCTGGCGGAGAAGCTGGGCGGCGAGATCGGCGCCACGCGGGCCAGCGTGGACGCCGGCTGGGTGAGCGCCGAGCGCCAGATCGGGCAAACGGGCGTCACGGTGCGGCCCGACCTCTACATTGCCTGCGGCATCAGCGGCGCCGTGCAGCACCTGGTGGGCATCCGCGAGGCGAAGACGGTGGTGGCGATCAACAACGACCCCGCCGCCCCCATCTTCCGCGTCTCGCACTACCGCATCGTGGGGGATCTCACCACGGTGGTGCCCAAGCTGGTGGAGCTGCTCATATAGCCGCCCTGTTGTAGTCGTGTTCGTCCCAGCGCGAGAGGAATAATGGTCACCAGCGAGAATTTCTTCCAGGACAACCCGGATCTGCGCTTCGTCATGGAGACGATGACTGACTGGGAGGGGATCTGCACCCTGCGCGGCGACGTGGGCCAGGCGGAGTCCCCCTTCGAGAGCGTGGAGGAGGCCCGCGCCGCCAACCTGGACATGCTGGGCGACCCCATCGGCGCCATCGCCGCCCAGCGTATCGCGCCGCGGGCGGAGGAGGTGGACCGCCTGGGCTGCCGCCTCGAGGGCGGGCGCGTCGTCTTCCCCGAAGCGCTGCAGCGCAACCTGGACGATCTGCGCGACGCCCAGCTCTGCGGCCTGACAGTGGACCCGGCCTTCGGTGGCCTGGGCTTCACCAAGACCTTCTACAGCGCCGCGACCGAGATCATCAGCCGCGCCGACGCCAGCCTGATGAACTTCTTCGGCCTGCAGGGCATCGCCGACACGATCCAGCAGTTCGCCAGCGAGGAGATCAAGGCCGAGATCCTGCCGCCCATGGCGGCGGGCGAGCTGAGCGGGGCGATGGTGCTGACCGAGGCCGACGCCGGCAGCGACCTGGCCGCCGTGCGGACGCGC contains:
- a CDS encoding electron transfer flavoprotein subunit alpha/FixB family protein, with amino-acid sequence MRTLVYIEHDESGVTDLSLQALALAGSLGGETEALLLGEELAPLAAVVLTRGAGRVLAFEHATLREHVALPAAHALAAAVRERDPGLVLLPASTVGNDLAPLAAALLEAACVVDCDGIEAGGGGLRLLRTEFDARVRAAYEPTGAGPVLATVKDGVAATRPPGASTGEAEVRAAELPAEALRGAVERREVARKTVNLKDARVIIGGGAGVGSAAHFTMLERLAEKLGGEIGATRASVDAGWVSAERQIGQTGVTVRPDLYIACGISGAVQHLVGIREAKTVVAINNDPAAPIFRVSHYRIVGDLTTVVPKLVELLI